The Miscanthus floridulus cultivar M001 chromosome 17, ASM1932011v1, whole genome shotgun sequence genome has a window encoding:
- the LOC136518249 gene encoding trifunctional UDP-glucose 4,6-dehydratase/UDP-4-keto-6-deoxy-D-glucose 3,5-epimerase/UDP-4-keto-L-rhamnose-reductase RHM3-like, whose protein sequence is MARPYKPKNILITGAAGFIASHVAIRVTKKYPDYKIVVLDKLDYCSNLKNLLPVSSSPNFKFVKGDIASADLVNFLLVTENIDTIMHFAAQTHVDNSFGNSFEFTKNNIYGTHVLLEACRITGQIKRFIHVSTDEVYGETDEDAVVGNHEASQLLPTNPYAATKAGAEMLVMAYGRSYGLPVITTRGNNVYGPNQFPEKLIPKFILLAMRGEPLPIHGDGGNVRSYIYCEDVAEAFEVILHHGEVGHVYNIGTKRERTVIDVAKDVCKLFNLEADKVIMFVENRPFNDQRYFLDDEKLKSLGWAERTQWEEGLKKTMEWYVANSDYWGDVSGALLPHPRTLMMPGYEGSEEIKGILSQFNNIQTKVTSTSDNALETHAFKFLIYGRTGWIGGLLGKICEKKGIPYEYGKGRLQERSSLILDIQTIKPTHVFNAAGVTGRPNVDWCESHKPDTIRTNVVGTLNLADICREHGLLMMNYATGCIFEYDAHHPEGSGIGFKEEDTPNFTGSFYSKTKAMVEELLREYENVCTLRVRMPISSDLSNPRNFVTKISRYNKVVNIPNSMTMLDELLPISVEMAKRNLRGIYNFTNPGVVSHNEILEMHKQYIDPSFKWTNFTLEEQAKVIVAPRSNNEMDATKLKKEFPELLSIKDSLIKYVFEPNRKVPIN, encoded by the exons ATGGCGAGGCCTTACAAGCCTAAGAATATCCTCATTACAGGAGCTGCTGGCTTTATCGCATCCCATGTCGCGATCCGTGTTACCAAGAAGTACCCCGATTACAAGATCGTCGTCCTTGACAAACTTGACTACTGCTCTAATCTGAAAAACCTGCTCCCTGTGAGCTCATCACCAAACTTCAAGTTTGTCAAGGGTGATATTGCAAGCGCTGATCTTGTCAACTTCCTTCTTGTCACAGAGAACATTGACACCATAATGCACTTCGCAGCCCAGACACATGTCGACAATTCATTTGGGAATTCTTTCGAATTTACCAAGAACAATATTTATGGTACACATGTTCTTCTTGAGGCCTGCAGGATTACTGGCCAGATCAAGAGGTTCATCCACGTCAGCACTGATGAGGTCTATGGGGAGACTGATGAGGATGCAGTTGTTGGGAACCATGAAGCATCACAGCTGCTTCCTACAAACCCATATGCAGCCACCAAAGCGGGAGCAGAGATGCTTGTCATGGCATATGGGAGATCCTATGGACTGCCGGTTATCACCACTCGAGGAAACAATGTCTATGGCCCAAATCAGTTTCCTGAGAAGCTTATCCCAAAGTTCATTCTCTTGGCAATGAGAGGGGAGCCCCTCCCTATCCATGGTGATGGAGGCAATGTCCGTAGCTACATCTATTGTGAGGATGTTGCAGAGGCATTTGAGGTCATTCTTCATCATGGAGAAGTTGGACATGTTTATAATATTGGAACAAAGAGAGAGAGGACAGTAATTGATGTAGCAAAAGATGTTTGTAAGCTTTTCAATCTTGAAGCTGACAAAGTCATCATGTTTGTCGAGAACAGACCTTTCAATGACCAGAGGTATTTCTTGGACGATGAGAAGCTCAAGAGCCTTGGATGGGCTGAGCGCACCCAATGGGAGGAAGGCTTAAAAAAGACAATGGAATGGTATGTAGCAAATTCTGATTATTGGGGTGATGTTTCTGGGGCCTTACTGCCTCATCCGAGGACATTGATGATGCCAGGGTACGAGGGCTCTGAGGAGATTAAAGGAATTCTTAGTCAGTTTAATAACATTCAAACAAAGGTCACTTCAACATCAGATAATGCTCTAGAAACTCATGCCTTCAAGTTCCTGATATATGGCAGGACAGGATGGATCGGTGGACTTCTTGGAAAAATATGTGAGAAGAAAGGAATTCCATATGAGTATGGAAAAGGCCGCTTGCAAGAACGTTCTTCACTCATCCTGGATATCCAAACTATTAAGCCAACACATGTCTTCAATGCCGCTGGCGTTACTGGAAGGCCCAATGTTGACTGGTGTGAGTCACACAAGCCAGACACCATTCGTACCAATGTTGTGGGCACCTTAAATCTAGCAGACATATGTAGGGAGCATGGCTTATTGATGATGAACTATGCCACTGGGTGCATATTTGAGTATGATGCACATCATCCCGAAGGGTCAGGTATCGGCTTCAAAGAGGAAGATACACCAAATTTTACAGGTTCATTCTACTCGAAGACGAAGGCAATG GTCGAGGAGCTATTGAGGGAGTATGAGAACGTCTGCACTCTGCGAGTTCGAATGCCAATATCCTCTGACCTCAGCAACCCCCGAAACTTTGTGACAAAGATCAGCCGTTACAACAAGGTGGTGAACATCCCCAATAGCATGACGATGTTGGACGAGCTCCTGCCTATCTCAGTGGAGATGGCAAAGAGGAACCTGCGGGGCATCTATAACTTCACCAACCCCGGCGTTGTCAGCCACAACGAGATCCTAGAGATGCACAAGCAGTACATCGACCCTAGCTTCAAGTGGACAAACTTCACCCTTGAGGAGCAGGCCAAGGTTATTGTCGCGCCACGAAGCAACAATGAGATGGATGCAACCAAGCTGAAGAAGGAGTTCCCCGAGCTGCTATCGATCAAAGACTCGTTGATCAAGTATGTCTTTGAGCCCAATAGGAAGGTGCCTATAAACTGA